A single region of the Dunckerocampus dactyliophorus isolate RoL2022-P2 chromosome 3, RoL_Ddac_1.1, whole genome shotgun sequence genome encodes:
- the LOC129178298 gene encoding zinc finger protein 771-like isoform X2 has protein sequence MEQEEPQSFHIKEEEEDHSISPEGECLEGLEEFPVILVIVKSEDDEDKGPSEDKREVELPTEADRDHCGGAQADLAPLLDSDDSTSHSPDTNDGNTTADMTCHTDNTHWKCSQCGKAFVNKSTLERHMRIHTGEKPFMCSVCGKAFTQKGSLTTHTRTHTGEKPYSCSVCNNSFNDSSALARHMTTHTGEKPFSCVFCSKSFSLKANFTAHTRTHTGEKPFSCSVCQTSFRARSGLIQHMRTHTGEKPFACSVCDQRFSQKATLREHTRSHTGEKPFSCSVCNRAFSYHSSFMKHMKKHSSESV, from the coding sequence atggagcaggaggagccacagtccttccacattaaagaggaagaggaggatcacagcatcagtcCAGAGGGAGAGTGtcttgaaggactggaggagtttCCAGTGATTCTTGTcattgtgaagagtgaagatgatgaagacaaaggtccAAGTGAGGACAAAAGAGAGGTGGAGCTTCCAACTGAAGCTGAcagagaccactgtggaggagcaCAAGCAGACTTAGCTCCACTATTGGATAGTGACGACTCAacatcacactctcctgacactaaTGATGGAAACACTacagctgatatgacatgtcacactgacaacacacactggaAGTGCTCTCAGTGTGGGAAAGCGTTTGTTAACAAGTCCACCTTggaaagacacatgagaatacacacaggagagaaacccttCATGTgctcagtgtgtggtaaagctTTCACTCAGAAAGGAAGTTTGACAACACATACAagaacgcacactggagaaaaaccttattCCTGCTCGGTCTGTAACAACAGCTTTAATGATAGTTCAGCTTTGGCTCGACATAtgacaacacacactggagagaaaccttttagcTGCGTATTCTGTAGCAAAAGCTTCTCCCTGAAGGCAAATTTCACAGCACACACAAGAACTCACACTGGGGAGAAGCCATTTTCTTGCTCAGTCTGCCAGACAAGTTTTCGGGCTCGTTCAGGGTTGATTCAACACAtgcgaacacacacaggagagaaaccttttgcctgctcagtttgcgatcaaagattctctcaaaagGCAACGCTGAGAGAACACACAAGAtcgcacactggagagaaaccattttcctgttcagtgtgcaaCAGGGCTTTTAGTTACCATTCATCGTTTatgaaacacatgaaaaaacactCGAGTGAAAGTGTTTAA
- the LOC129178272 gene encoding zinc finger and SCAN domain-containing protein 2-like, which yields MCKVQMLRALVNQRLSAAVEEIFVVLERTIAEYEEELSRTKEENERQRQLLDAVFKKRRDVPHGAVVEEDLPPEQQQWSSRMEQDGPQPSNIKEEEEDADISKLPMVCVIVKSEDDEDKGESEEKREVEPPSSSSTQHMTTEADGDHCGGSQADNLLAPLSDSDDTTSHSPDTDDEDSKADMTCHTDNTHVKCSDCGKALGDPNMKCHTGEKPFMCLVCGKGFSRNEHLITHTRTHTGEKPFICSVCGQRFSQKGSLRKHTRTHTGEKPFSCSVCNASFSDRSALVRHMRRHTGEKPFSCSICNTNFSHRSALVAHMRAHTGEKPFPCSVCGKRFSVKTQLTRHMKIHTGEKVYSCRVCDERFSYNYQLNKHQCTAENSPKQQN from the exons atgtgtaaagtacaaatgctgagagcgCTGGTGAACCAGCGACTATCTGCGGccgttgaagaaatatttgtggtattggaaagaacgatagcagagtacgaggaggaactttctcgaacaaaagaggagaacgagcgacaacgtcaactactggacgctgttttcaagaagcGCCGAGATGTGCCACACGGAGCAG TCGTTGAAGAAGATCTTCCCCCCGAGCAGCAGCAATGGAGCTCCAGGATGGAGCAGGACGGGCCCCAGCCCTCaaacattaaagaggaagaggaggacgcTGATATCTCCAAGTTGCCAATGGTTTGTGTcattgtgaagagtgaagatgatgaagacaaaggtgaaagtgaggagaagagagaggtggagcctccaagcagcagctcaactcaacacatgacaacagaagctgatggagaccactgtggaggatcacaagcagacaacctcttagctccactatcagatagtgacgacacaacgtcacactctcctgacactgatgatgaagactctaaagctgatatgacatgtcacactgacaacacacacgtTAAATGCTCTGATTGTGGGAAAGCTTTAGGTGACCCCAACATGAAATgtcacactggagaaaaacccttcaTGTGCTTAGTTTGTGGTAAAGGATTCTCTCGGAATGAACATTTGATAACACACacgagaacgcacacaggagaaaaacctttcatttGCTCGGTTTGTGGCCAAAGGTTCTCTCAAAAGGGCAGCTTGAGGAAACACACAAgaacgcacactggagagaaaccattttcCTGCTCAGTCTGCAACGCAAGTTTCAGTGACCGTTCAGCGTTGGTGAGGCACATGAGGCggcacaccggagagaaaccaTTTTCCTGCTCGATTTGCAACACTAATTTTAGTCACCGGTCCGCTTTGGTGGCCCACATGAgagcacacactggtgaaaaacCATTTCcatgctcagtttgtggtaaaagattctctgtAAAGACACAGTTGACAAGGCACATGAAAATACATACAGGTGAGAAAGTGTACAGTTGCcgtgtgtgtgatgaaagatTCTCTTACAATTACCAGCTCAACAAACATCAGTGCACCGCTGAGAACAGCCCAAAACAGCAAAACTGA
- the LOC129178298 gene encoding zinc finger protein 771-like isoform X1 — protein MQRGCSSRMEQEEPQSFHIKEEEEDHSISPEGECLEGLEEFPVILVIVKSEDDEDKGPSEDKREVELPTEADRDHCGGAQADLAPLLDSDDSTSHSPDTNDGNTTADMTCHTDNTHWKCSQCGKAFVNKSTLERHMRIHTGEKPFMCSVCGKAFTQKGSLTTHTRTHTGEKPYSCSVCNNSFNDSSALARHMTTHTGEKPFSCVFCSKSFSLKANFTAHTRTHTGEKPFSCSVCQTSFRARSGLIQHMRTHTGEKPFACSVCDQRFSQKATLREHTRSHTGEKPFSCSVCNRAFSYHSSFMKHMKKHSSESV, from the exons ATG CAACGGGGGTGCAGCTCCaggatggagcaggaggagccacagtccttccacattaaagaggaagaggaggatcacagcatcagtcCAGAGGGAGAGTGtcttgaaggactggaggagtttCCAGTGATTCTTGTcattgtgaagagtgaagatgatgaagacaaaggtccAAGTGAGGACAAAAGAGAGGTGGAGCTTCCAACTGAAGCTGAcagagaccactgtggaggagcaCAAGCAGACTTAGCTCCACTATTGGATAGTGACGACTCAacatcacactctcctgacactaaTGATGGAAACACTacagctgatatgacatgtcacactgacaacacacactggaAGTGCTCTCAGTGTGGGAAAGCGTTTGTTAACAAGTCCACCTTggaaagacacatgagaatacacacaggagagaaacccttCATGTgctcagtgtgtggtaaagctTTCACTCAGAAAGGAAGTTTGACAACACATACAagaacgcacactggagaaaaaccttattCCTGCTCGGTCTGTAACAACAGCTTTAATGATAGTTCAGCTTTGGCTCGACATAtgacaacacacactggagagaaaccttttagcTGCGTATTCTGTAGCAAAAGCTTCTCCCTGAAGGCAAATTTCACAGCACACACAAGAACTCACACTGGGGAGAAGCCATTTTCTTGCTCAGTCTGCCAGACAAGTTTTCGGGCTCGTTCAGGGTTGATTCAACACAtgcgaacacacacaggagagaaaccttttgcctgctcagtttgcgatcaaagattctctcaaaagGCAACGCTGAGAGAACACACAAGAtcgcacactggagagaaaccattttcctgttcagtgtgcaaCAGGGCTTTTAGTTACCATTCATCGTTTatgaaacacatgaaaaaacactCGAGTGAAAGTGTTTAA
- the LOC129178242 gene encoding gastrula zinc finger protein XlCGF57.1-like: MCKVQMLRALVNQRLTAAVEEIFVVLERTIAEYEEELSRTKEENERQRQLLDAVFKKDQLESHGGDVSEERLPPEQREWSSWVEHEEGAQPPHITEEEEAPQPPNVKEEEEDPQLPYINEEEEEPQPPHIKEEKEEHSISQEGELCVIVKREDDEDKDQSSSSTQHMTTEADGDHCGRSQADLAPLTDSVDTPHSPDTDYEDYKADVTCHTDDTRLKCSQCDKTFNYRSSLKRHLKSHTGEKPFMCSVCGKRFTRNAELTIHIRRHTGEKPFSCSVCGIGFVRNQYLIVHMRRHTGEKRFTCSICGVGFVRNADLVTHTRRHTGEKPFSCTICAMGFVRSDLLKTHMRRHTGEKPFSCSVCSKSFGVSQYLNRHMRKHTEENLYSCSVCNKSLSERTTLVRHMRIHTGEKVLSCSVCDERFSYKYQLDNHMCAGEDSSSK; the protein is encoded by the exons atgtgtaaagtacaaatgctgagagcgttggtgaatcagcgactaactgcggctgttgaagaaatatttgtagtgttggaaagaaccatagcagagtacgaggaggaactttctcgaacaaaagaggagaacgagcgacaacgtcaactgttggacgctgttttcaagaagGATCAACTTGAGTCACACGGAGGAG acgtcagtGAAGAACGTCTTCCCCCTGAGCAGCGGGAGTGGAGCTCCTGGGTGGAGCACGAGGAAGGAgcacagcccccccacattaCAGAAGAAGAGGAGGCACCACAGCCCCCCAACgttaaagaagaagaggaggacccACAGCTCCCCTACATTAATG aggaagaggaggagccccagcccccccacattaaagaggaaaaggaggaacacagcatcagtcaggagggagagctgTGTGTCATTGTGAAgcgtgaagatgatgaagacaaagatcaaagcagcagctcaactcaacacatgacaacagaagctgatggagaccactgtggacgATCACAAGCAGACTTAGCTCCACTAACAGATAGCGTCGACACgccacactctcctgacactgattaCGAAGACTATAAAGCTGAtgtgacatgtcacactgacgaCACACGCTTAAAATGCTCTCAATGcgacaaaacatttaattacCGTAGTAGTCTGAAAAGACACCTGAAAAGtcacaccggagagaaaccaTTTATGTGCTCAGTTTGTGGGAAAAGATTCACTCGGAATGCAGAATTGACAATACACATAAGAAgacacaccggagagaaacctttttcctgttcagtgtgtggtatagGTTTTGTACGAAACCAATATTTGATCGtacacatgagaagacacaccGGCGAAAAACGTTTTACCTGTTCAATCTGTGGTGTAGGTTTTGTCCGAAATGCAGATTTGGTTACACACACAAGaagacacactggtgagaaacctttttcctgtaCAATCTGTGCCATGGGTTTTGTACGGAGTGACcttttgaaaacacacatgagaagacacactggagagaaacctttttcctgttcagtgtgtagTAAAAGTTTTGGAGTAAGTCAATATTTGAATAGAcacatgagaaaacacacagAAGAAAACCTATATTCCTGTTCAGTCTGCAACAAAAGCTTATCCGAACGAACGACGCTTGTgagacacatgagaatacacactggtgagaaagtgttgagttgcagtgtgtgtgatgaaagatTCTCTTATAAGTACCAGCTTGACAACCACATGTGTGCTGGTGAGGacagcagcagtaaatga
- the LOC129178290 gene encoding gastrula zinc finger protein XlCGF17.1-like, translating to MCKVQMLRALVNQRLTAAVEEIFVVLERTIAEYEEELSRTKEENERLLAAVFKKPPGVSHGADIQHIKEEEKIEGLEEAEDTKVPSIHVIVKSEDDEDEGESEENTEVEPPSSSSTQHMTTEADGDHFGVSQADNLFAPLSDSDDTTSRSSDTDDEDPKAATTCHTGSSRFKCSQCDKTFNDRSNRKRHMRCHTGEKPFLCSVCGRQFSQKVHLTTHTRTHTGEKPFSCSVCALRFVRNQHLKIHMRTHTGEKPFTCSVCGAGFLRKQDLKKHMSSHTGKKPFLCSSCNKSFCDRTTLVKHMRTHAGEEVLSCSVCGEIFSHTYQLNSHKCDGESSSSK from the exons atgtgtaaagtacaaatgctgagagcgttggtgaatcagcgactaactgcggctgttgaagaaatatttgtagtgttagaaagaacgatagcagagtacgaggaggaactttctcgaaccaaagaggagaacgagcgactacTGGCcgctgttttcaagaagccTCCGGGTGTGTCACACGGAGCAG ACATCCagcacattaaagaggaagagaagaTCGAAGGGCTGGAGGAGGctgaggacaccaaggtgccATCCATTCATGTCATTGTGAAGAGCGAAGATGATGAAGAcgaaggtgaaagtgaggagaatACAGAGGTGGAGCCCCcgagcagcagctcaactcaacacatgacaacagaagctgatggagaccactttGGAgtatcacaagcagacaacctctttgctccgctatcagatagtgacgacacaacgtcacgctcttctgacactgatgatgaagacccTAAAGCTGCAACGACATGTCACACTGGCAGCTCACGCTTCAAGTGCTCTCAGTGTGACAAAACCTTTAATGACCGTAGCAATcggaaaagacacatgagatgtcacacgggagagaaaccattcctgtgctcagtttgtggtcgGCAGTTCTCACAGAAGGTACATTTGACGACACACACGAGAACACACaccggagaaaaacctttttcctgttctGTGTGTGCTCTGCGTTTTGTGCGCaatcaacatttgaaaatacacatgagaacgcacactggagaaaaacctttcacctGCTCAGTCTGCGGTGCAGGTTTTCTACGAAAACAagatttgaaaaaacacatgagCTCGCACACCGGAAAGAAACCTTTTCTTTGCTCAAGCTGCAACAAAAGCTTTTGTGACCGAACAACGCTTGTAaagcacatgagaacacacgcTGGTGAGGAAGTGTtgagttgcagtgtgtgtggtgaaaTATTCTCTCACACGTACCAACTCAACAGTCATAAGTGTGATGGTGAGAGTAGCAGCAGTAAATGA